DNA from Actinomycetota bacterium:
CGTACATCGGCGTCCAGATGACTGGCGCGATGATGTTGATGGTGATGTTCTTACTCGCCCATTCCTTTGCAGCTGTGCGACTCCATGCGGTGACTGCGCCCTTGCTCGCGGAGTACACCGACTTGTTTGGCTGACCGATGATGCCTGCCGCAGATCCGAAGTTGAGGATCTGGCCACCGTGCGCCTGCATGTGTGTGAAGGCCGCCTGGTTGGTCAGCATCGTGCCAAGTGCGTTGACGCTGAGCACTCGATTCCAGAGCTCAACAGTGTTGCTCTCTGCTGCTGATGACGGCGCGATGCCGGCGGCGTGGATCAGCACGTCAAGTCCACCCAGTAGGGCAACAGCTTCGGCGAAACTGGAATCCACTGACTCCTTGTCCGACACATCCACGCTGAGAAACTGTGCACCTGATGCTTGGGCTACGGCTTGGCCGGCTTCGGGATTGAGATCCATGGAGACTACCTGTGCGCCGAGCGCTGGGAAGGCCTTCACAAGCCCCTCACCCATGCCGCTTGCTCCGCCCGTGATGATGATCCGACGGCCATCAAGTCTGGTTGTGGTCATGCGCAATACCTTTCGACTGATCGAGGCTAGCGGGAATCCAAGAGCCAGATCCGGGAACCGCCAATGAGCGCTGCATCGTTTGGCACGATCACGCAGTCGTCACCGAGTCGCTTTGCCGAGACTGGTGTGAGATGACGCGAATTCCCACCGCCGATATACAAGCGATCCCAATGAAAGACTGGGCGGAATCCGTCGACCATACGCACCACCCGTCGAGACCACAGTGCATCGCCCAGGCGTCGTCGCTCGGGTTCACCGATGTAGTTGTCATAGACCACTTCAGACTTGACGGGCATCTGTGAGAGCTCCATATGCGGAGCCAATTGCCCGCCATCGAACACGGCGCAACCCAAGCCAGTGCCCAGGGTCAGCAACACCTCCAAACCTTGACCAGTGACGACGCCCGCGGCGTGCACTTCAGCGTCATTCAGCACTCGCACTGGCATACCAAGGGCGAGCGCCAAAGAGGCTCGCGCGTCGAAGCCGGTCCACTGCTTGACCAATTCAGGCAGCACCCGACTTCGAGGTCCGGATTTGGTGACGTAGTGCGGAGTGTTGATCACCACGCCGTGCCGGATCATTCCGGGCAAGCCCACCGTTGCCCGATCTGCATCGGGGAGCCCACGCGCAAGCAGCGTCAAAGTGTCCACGAACAGCGCGGTGCTCAGCGGATATGGCGTGGCAACGCGCACCGGCTGAGCGCGCATGGTGCCGGCTTCATCAAGGACGCAGGCCTTGATTCCGCCGCCTCCGCAGTCGATAGCCAATGTGGTGGTCACAAGGTCGAAGTCTGCCCGATACGATTTCCCGGCTTACCTGGCATGGAGGCGTCGCCTAGTCCGGTCTATGGCGCCGCACTGCTAATGCGGTTTGGGTCTTAAAGCCCATCGGGGGTTCAAATCCCCCCGCCTCCGCCACAATCGGCCCCGACTTCGGTTGGGGCCGATTCGCATTCCACGTGCTGCAACCCTGTGCAGCCATGAGCTGAAAGCAGGCTAGACTTCACCGCTGTTCTTCGATCGCGCCCGTAGCTCAACGGATAGAGCATCTGACTACGGATCAGAAGGTTAGGGGTTCGAATCCCTTCGGGCGCACTTTTTGTGAGGCCGCCGTTCACTTACGGTAAGCGGCATGGTTGCCAAGTTGTTTCGCAAGAATTCTCGTTCGTCGCCTGCCGGTGCAGGGGCGAAGGATGGACCAACCGCGACAACCCACACTCTCTCGGCGCCTCTGGCGGCGGCACTGGTCTTTGTTGCCTCCGGCGCAGTGCTGGTGCTGGAGATCTTGGCTGTTCGACTCCTCGCACCATATGTCGGGCTGACTCTTGAAACCACCACTTCGATCATTGGTGCGGCACTTGCAGGCATCGCCGTAGGAGCTGCAGCGGGTGGCTGGTTGGCCGATCGCACTGATGAGCGCAAACTCCTGGCTGTCCTGTTCATCGTCGCTGGGCTGAGTGCGTTGTTGATCGTTCCGCTCGTTCGGATGCTGGGACCAGGTGCTCGCGACGGCGGGGACATTGCTGCTCTTGGTGTCACGCTGATCACCCTTGTTCCTCCCGCGGCTGTGCTGAGCGCCGTTACTCCAACGGTTGCGCGTCTTCGCTTGCACAATCTGGGCAATACCGGTTCTATCGTCGGCGGAATCTCTGCCTGGGCTACGGCTGGTGCGCTCGTGGGCACCTTTGGCACCGGCTTTGTGCTGGTGCCGCTCGTGCCGATCTCGGCATCAGTTGTCGGCATCGGTGTCGTGCTGGCGCTCATCGGGGCCTTGCTGGCAATGCGAATCGCGAAGTTCGGCGCCACAACGGGCGTAGTGGTCGTCGTTGGGACTCTCGCGCTCGGCACAGCGACGGCCATAATCCCAACTCCGTGCGACCGTGAGACCGACTATCACTGCGTGAACGTCGAGGTGGATCCCATGGTGGCGAGCGGGCGCACACTGCTTCTCGATGATGTGCTGCATTCCTACGTTGATCTCGAAGATCCCAGTCACTTGGAATACGCGTACACGCAGTGGATAGCCGACGGCATCGACGGATCAAACCCCGCTGCGCAGGCGCTCGACGTCGTATTCGTGGGCGGTGGTGGATTCACACTGCCTCGCTGGCTACAGGCCACACGTCCGGGCTCAACAGCCAAGGTGCTGGAGGTCGATGAAGATCTCATTGAGGTTGTCCGCGAGAAACTAGGTCTGCGCGACAAAGCAGGTTTGACGGTGACCGTCGGGGATGCGCGCACCACTTTGCGCAATCTGCCCACTGACTCAGCCGACGTCATCGTGGGCGATGCCTTTGGCACCTACGCCGTGCCTTGGCACTTGGCCACGACTGAGTGGGCACAGGAGGTCAAGCGGGTCCTGCGGCCTGGGGGCCTCTACGCGCTGAATGTGATTGATTTTCCGCCTCTTGAGCTGCTTCGCTCGCAATCGGCGACCCTGCTTGGGGTATTTGACGACGTGCGGCTGGTCACGATGCCCGACGGTGAACTGAATCCGGCCGGTGGCAACGGGGTCCTGCTCGCCTCTGATCGGCCACTTGCGCCAGCTGTTAGTTCAGGAGACTTTGGCGAGATCACCTTGGATCGTGGCGAAGTCGTGAACTTTGCAGGCAGCGCTGAGCCGTTGCGCGACGACTTTGCCCCGGCTGACCAGCAGCTGACGATTCCCTTCGACTGAGCCTGCGCACTCATGCGAAGACCCGAGACATCGGTGATTGATGTCCCGGGTCCTCTAGTGCTTAGGGGGATGCTCTACTTCGTCGTGACCGTGACCACGTTGGAGGTGATGTCGTCAGCCGCGGCCTTCACCTTGAAGGTGAAGCCTGCCTTCCCGCAAGCGGGCGACTTCTGAGCAGCGCCGAAATTGATTGACCCATCTCCTGCGATCGCGAGGGTTGTTCTTGAGACCGGCTTCCACAGCCGGCCGACGTAACTCGTCTTTTTTGGAGTTCTTCTCGAAATTGCCAGTGGGCTGCCAGCCAGACCTGTGCTTGAACCCGCAATCGTCAGTCTGCCCTTCACAGCGCAGGTCGCCACGATCGTGATCGACTTGGCTACTGGTACGGCACTGCTGTTTGGTGTTGGACTGCTTGATGATCCGCTGCTGCCAGGGGAGGCGCTACTCGCGCACAGATTGGCTCCGGCGCTGTACTTCGCGCGCGCTGCGACCCAAGCTGCGGTCGTCAGCGGTGTTCCCGACCAGAACTGCACTCCCAGCAGCGAAAACGGCGCTGCTGTGTACAAGTACCAGAAGGTTGCGTCGATGCCTAGGGCCAGGGAATCCGCAAAGGTCTGCGTGACCAGATCGGCGCCCTGTGCGTCGGAGTAGTCGGTGTGCGGTGTTGCACCAGGTCCAGCGAGACCGTAGTTCACCTCGGTGTCCCACACCTGCTTGTTCAGTGCTGGGGAGCCAGGACCGGCTGCATCTGAAACGACCTGCTGCCAGTTCTGAATATCTGACTTGCGCTGCTCTGGGCCTTTGTCGCCGGCCGGGTAGGTGTGGATGGCCCAGGCATCAAACGGGTAGCCCAGGGTCTTCAGCGCCTGGACATAGGGAGTGACGAACCGCGCCATCGGACTGCGCAGACGTGTGGTGACAGAGGCGGCGGTGATGATCGCGCTGGGATTCTTGGCCTTGATGGTGTCGGAAGCGATCTTGGTGATCTGGGCCATTTGGTCGGTTGTTCCCGTCCAGAAGGTCACGAGGTTGGCTTCATTCCAGACCTCGTAGGCGCCGATGCGGCCGCCATAACGCGAGACCACAGCATCGACATACGTGCGGTAGGTGTTGAAATCAGATGGTGGGCTCGCGCTTCCAAGTCCCCAGCGCGGATCCCCGGCGCTTGGGTCAGTTGCAGCCCATTGCGGGGTGAGTCCCAAGACCAGCATCGGCACTGCACCAGAGGCCTCGGCCTGCGCAACGCGTTGATCCAGAACGGTCCAATTGAAGACTCCGTTGGACGGGTTGATGTCCTTCCATGCCACGGCCATGTCCCACAGTCGGTGGTAGCCGGCGCGTACAGGCACCGCGCCCGTGAGCTCGGGAGCGACTTCGAGCGAGACGAAAGCCTTCGACGGAGGCTGGCATGTGTTGAGTGCTGCCGGAACGGACTGCGTCACGCGTGCTGCCTGCGCAGGAATAGAGCCCGCGACAAGAGCCGTCGCTGAAGCCAGTGCGACAGTGGCAAGGGCAATTGAACGAAGAAGCGATATGCGGGTTCTGGGCATTTGTGCAAGGTACCTGTGATTTGGCCGCGAGCAGAACACCGCACCACTCATCACCGGTTGGCTTGCTCTGTGGCAACGGATTCTCAATTACCGGACTCAGTGTCATTATCGAGAGGTCTGACGGCTGGCATTCACGCCACTCCTGGCAAGCAGGTCCAGAGATCGACACTGAGCCCTGGTGGCAGGAACAAGCGTTTGCAGCCGAGTGGTTCTTGACGCCTGAGCGGTCAGTTGCCGCTCGCGACAGATATTCGGCTCCACAGCACGATGGCATCTTCGGAATACATGCCAACGCTGCCACGGCTTTCACCTGCTGGGAGCGTGAAACTTGTGAGAGCAGCCCCATCGATTCGAATGCTTGTCTGACCGTTGATGCGATCGATGGTGGCCGTGCGTTGCATTCTGATCGGCGTTGCCGGCAACTGTCCGTCCGCGATGAAGCGCTGCCCGCCGGGCATGCTTGGGTCGCGTCGCCCGACCTCCCAACCATTGGGCTTCAGAATCAAGTACGTGAAGTGGGCTGCGTCGAGGTAGTCCCAAATCAGCCATCCGGTTTCCCACGGGTTTGCGGTGCCCAGCCGAGTGGTTCGCTGGGTAGTCCACGTCGCACTCACATGAAGTGGCTTGTCGGTGAACTTTCGGCGGGATACGACAAGAGTCGAGTTCGTCGCGTCCGGCTGGGTGGCGGCTTGTGGAGTCAGCAGCAAGCCGGCTTTGCTGATGCGCACGCCATGACCATTGGTGACGCCGTCGAACACCACCCGCCAATGCCCGAATTTCTCACTGTCGTCCAAAGTCTTGCCTGCGGGGTGGCCGGTGAAGTTCTCGTCGATGCGGGGCGTCAGTGCAGAGGCTGTGCC
Protein-coding regions in this window:
- a CDS encoding SDR family NAD(P)-dependent oxidoreductase, whose translation is MTTTRLDGRRIIITGGASGMGEGLVKAFPALGAQVVSMDLNPEAGQAVAQASGAQFLSVDVSDKESVDSSFAEAVALLGGLDVLIHAAGIAPSSAAESNTVELWNRVLSVNALGTMLTNQAAFTHMQAHGGQILNFGSAAGIIGQPNKSVYSASKGAVTAWSRTAAKEWASKNITINIIAPVIWTPMYDKTRSEMTPEVLAAHDAAMKINVPIGGKLGDVEKHFVPVMAFYSSPGAGFITGQVISIDGGTLMVR
- a CDS encoding ROK family protein, with the translated sequence MTTTLAIDCGGGGIKACVLDEAGTMRAQPVRVATPYPLSTALFVDTLTLLARGLPDADRATVGLPGMIRHGVVINTPHYVTKSGPRSRVLPELVKQWTGFDARASLALALGMPVRVLNDAEVHAAGVVTGQGLEVLLTLGTGLGCAVFDGGQLAPHMELSQMPVKSEVVYDNYIGEPERRRLGDALWSRRVVRMVDGFRPVFHWDRLYIGGGNSRHLTPVSAKRLGDDCVIVPNDAALIGGSRIWLLDSR
- a CDS encoding fused MFS/spermidine synthase, encoding MVAKLFRKNSRSSPAGAGAKDGPTATTHTLSAPLAAALVFVASGAVLVLEILAVRLLAPYVGLTLETTTSIIGAALAGIAVGAAAGGWLADRTDERKLLAVLFIVAGLSALLIVPLVRMLGPGARDGGDIAALGVTLITLVPPAAVLSAVTPTVARLRLHNLGNTGSIVGGISAWATAGALVGTFGTGFVLVPLVPISASVVGIGVVLALIGALLAMRIAKFGATTGVVVVVGTLALGTATAIIPTPCDRETDYHCVNVEVDPMVASGRTLLLDDVLHSYVDLEDPSHLEYAYTQWIADGIDGSNPAAQALDVVFVGGGGFTLPRWLQATRPGSTAKVLEVDEDLIEVVREKLGLRDKAGLTVTVGDARTTLRNLPTDSADVIVGDAFGTYAVPWHLATTEWAQEVKRVLRPGGLYALNVIDFPPLELLRSQSATLLGVFDDVRLVTMPDGELNPAGGNGVLLASDRPLAPAVSSGDFGEITLDRGEVVNFAGSAEPLRDDFAPADQQLTIPFD
- a CDS encoding calcium-binding protein; the protein is MLVTLQLGTASALTPRIDENFTGHPAGKTLDDSEKFGHWRVVFDGVTNGHGVRISKAGLLLTPQAATQPDATNSTLVVSRRKFTDKPLHVSATWTTQRTTRLGTANPWETGWLIWDYLDAAHFTYLILKPNGWEVGRRDPSMPGGQRFIADGQLPATPIRMQRTATIDRINGQTSIRIDGAALTSFTLPAGESRGSVGMYSEDAIVLWSRISVASGN